From the genome of Fusobacterium varium, one region includes:
- the hup_12 gene encoding HB — MNKRELAKIYSTISQEEVLRREALKEIEIFIQTLQEALQKYNSVTFVNRGVFEVAKRKPKVVSNPSTRELMKIYPRKTVKFRASKNIMK, encoded by the coding sequence ATGAATAAGAGAGAGCTGGCAAAGATATATAGTACAATAAGTCAAGAAGAAGTACTGAGAAGAGAAGCATTAAAAGAAATAGAAATATTTATACAGACTCTACAAGAAGCTCTGCAAAAATATAATTCAGTTACATTTGTCAACAGAGGTGTATTTGAAGTAGCAAAAAGAAAGCCAAAAGTGGTAAGTAATCCATCAACTAGGGAATTAATGAAAATTTATCCTAGAAAAACAGTAAAGTTTAGAGCATCAAAAAATATAATGAAATAA
- the hupA_2 gene encoding HB: protein MTEKEFIKFYKRRNLSRSYKEAKGKVDLFWDTLLKALNEDGKVSLKNWGVFEKKEVKSRKVVLPKTNEAVIIGAKKKIKFRTGAGLQDAINSGDVDE from the coding sequence ATGACAGAAAAAGAATTTATAAAGTTTTATAAGAGAAGAAATCTCTCAAGAAGCTATAAAGAAGCAAAAGGAAAAGTAGATTTATTTTGGGATACCTTACTAAAGGCTTTAAATGAAGATGGAAAAGTATCATTAAAGAATTGGGGAGTATTTGAGAAAAAAGAGGTAAAATCAAGAAAAGTAGTGCTACCTAAAACGAATGAAGCAGTAATAATTGGAGCAAAGAAAAAGATAAAATTCAGAACAGGGGCAGGACTGCAAGATGCAATTAATAGTGGTGATGTAGATGAATAA